From the genome of Aricia agestis chromosome 9, ilAriAges1.1, whole genome shotgun sequence, one region includes:
- the LOC121730447 gene encoding uncharacterized protein LOC121730447, with amino-acid sequence MAEPGAIPPLALAVFTASAACAATFANFALLAALFKTTKNGLFYILIQLAVADILLLGTSLWLEIWSSNTKTWIFGTGICIAYRGLSVFASSASLYLVITVTFHTLATINLEQRTAQKNKRSDDDEEIKCSRHSLVASDTSTPRTMNVDYGLVKTKVPIALPTAFVWTLAASLSVPEFILSTTVKNENDLIECTLQDSSHKRYMHSMLSIFNLFLPLLILSTSFALIVCKLRSKKKLIRNDANDSVAALKLSLSLIVVYFLFSAPRSLFYAYGLHAMYNNDLQIIHSPLSINLILCAANLLACLIRPLLCIILTPKLRKYFVFYSNGSTADV; translated from the exons ATGGCCGAGCCGGGCGCGATCCCGCCGCTCGCGCTCGCGGTCTTCACAGCCAGCGCCGCGTGCGCAGCCACCTTTGCCAACTTCGCGCTCCTTGCCGCACTCTTCAAGACCACGAAAAACG GGCTTTTCTACATCCTCATACAACTGGCCGTAGCTGACATCCTGCTGCTGGGCACATCGTTATGGCTGGAGATTTGGTCCTCAAACACCAAGACATGGATCTTCGGAACCGGCATCTGTATAGCGTATCGCGGACTGAGTGTCTTCGCTTCCTCGGCCTCCTTGTACCTGGTCATCACTGTGACGTTCCACACGCTGGCCACCATCAATCTAGAACAGCGAACAGCACAGAAGAACAAGAGAAGCGATGACGACGAAGAAATAAAGTGTTCCAGGCACAGTTTAGTAGCCAGCGACACTTCCACACCTCGGACGATGAATGTAGATTATGGTCTCGTAAAAACGAAGGTCCCGATCGCTCTCCCGACTGCCTTCGTGTGGACCCTCGCTGCGTCGCTAAGCGTACCTGAATTTATTCTATCCACGACAGTCAAAAACGAAAACGACCTGATAGAATGTACTCTACAGGACTCCAGTCACAAGCGCTACATGCATTCGATGCTCTCCATTTTCAACTTGTTCCTCCCACTTCTGATTTTGTCGACCAGTTTCGCTCTCATCGTTTGCAAATTAAGAagcaaaaaaaagttaataagaAACGATGCCAACGATTCAGTTGCAGCACTAAAATTGTCGCTCAGTCTTATTGTGGTATACTTTTTGTTTAGTGCCCCCCGCTCACTATTCTACGCATATGGACTGCATGCAATGTACAATAATGATTTACAAATTATTCATAGTCCTTTGTcaattaacttaatattatgcgCTGCAAATCTGCTCGCATGTCTCATAAGACCTCTATTGTGTATAATTTTAACGCCAAAGCTAAGAAAATATTTCGTATTTTATTCAAATGGTTCAACAGCTGATGTATGA